A genomic window from Haladaptatus caseinilyticus includes:
- a CDS encoding ABC transporter permease gives MSMGRFMLRRSVQGIFVIWGVVTVVFLLRFITPGDPVTFIAPLDASPQLKQRIAVELGLNKPLYVQYFEYLAGLLQGDMGYSYISGTQASTRIFNRLPATLELAVAASLVAVVISIPLGVLSATRRHEPADYLATTFSLAGISTPNFWLGIMLVLLLAVGGPLPTSQRGIGLLPAIEMLFTQGSFNGLVTWATHIFLPAITLGTYFTALITRLTRSGMLDELGKTYIRASRAKGLPETLVRYKHALRNTLIPVITVLGLQLGTLIGGAVITEQVFAWPGLGTLIINSINARDWPLIQGSLIVVGTGFVVLNIFVDALYAYINPQVVYE, from the coding sequence ATGTCGATGGGTCGATTCATGCTCCGACGGAGCGTACAGGGGATATTCGTCATCTGGGGCGTCGTCACCGTGGTGTTTCTCCTGCGATTCATCACGCCCGGCGACCCCGTCACGTTTATCGCACCGTTGGACGCGAGTCCGCAGTTAAAACAGCGAATCGCGGTCGAACTCGGGTTGAACAAACCACTGTACGTCCAGTATTTCGAGTATCTTGCGGGACTCCTGCAAGGGGATATGGGCTACTCGTACATCTCGGGAACGCAGGCCAGTACGCGGATCTTCAATCGCCTTCCGGCGACGCTCGAACTGGCGGTCGCGGCGAGTCTCGTCGCGGTCGTCATCTCGATTCCGCTGGGCGTCCTCAGTGCGACGCGTCGTCACGAGCCGGCGGACTATCTAGCGACGACGTTCTCGCTGGCCGGTATCAGCACGCCGAACTTCTGGCTCGGCATTATGTTGGTACTGTTGCTGGCCGTCGGTGGGCCGCTTCCGACGAGTCAACGTGGAATCGGTCTGCTCCCCGCGATAGAGATGCTGTTCACGCAGGGGAGCTTCAACGGACTGGTGACGTGGGCGACACACATCTTCCTCCCGGCGATAACGCTCGGGACGTACTTCACCGCCCTCATCACCCGTCTCACGCGGAGCGGCATGCTCGACGAACTGGGTAAGACCTACATCCGCGCATCGCGGGCGAAGGGACTGCCGGAGACGCTGGTCCGATACAAACACGCGCTCCGGAACACACTCATCCCCGTCATCACCGTCCTCGGACTGCAGTTGGGGACGCTCATCGGCGGCGCGGTCATCACCGAACAGGTGTTCGCGTGGCCGGGACTCGGGACCCTCATCATCAACTCCATCAACGCCCGTGATTGGCCGTTGATCCAGGGGTCGCTCATCGTCGTCGGCACCGGCTTCGTCGTTCTGAACATCTTCGTGGACGCGCTGTACGCCTACATCAATCCACAGGTGGTGTACGAATGA
- a CDS encoding ABC transporter permease: MISPRTLRNLKREYRQSLLAKIGIVVVIGVIFVAMFAPLLAPHNPTRQNLDDSNLPPLGFSKQTTETTTEMVDGEIKLINNTSYVEANPTYPLGTDQLGRDMLSRVIYGARTSLLVGLFGTALATLIGVTVGLVAGYYGKLVDDALMRSADIMLAFPSLVLAIALVGLFKRAVITFPDPLVALGVVSGMPAKIALPGTVILVVALVNWVWFARVSRGEALSVSGKEYVKASRSVGARDSFILRKHILPNSVTPIIVLATIQIAAIILLESALSYLGFSGVNLSWGFDISQGRDYLATSWWISTVPGLAIVITVIGINLVGDWLRDALDPGIEGEGGGV; this comes from the coding sequence ATGATTTCGCCGCGTACGCTTCGAAACCTCAAGCGGGAATACCGGCAGAGTTTGCTCGCGAAAATCGGCATCGTCGTCGTTATCGGTGTCATCTTCGTCGCGATGTTCGCACCGCTGTTGGCACCGCACAACCCGACTCGGCAGAACCTGGACGACTCCAATCTGCCGCCGCTGGGGTTCAGCAAACAGACGACGGAGACGACCACTGAAATGGTCGATGGAGAGATAAAACTCATCAACAACACGAGCTACGTCGAAGCAAATCCCACGTATCCGCTCGGAACCGACCAGCTCGGCCGGGACATGTTGTCGCGAGTGATCTACGGGGCGCGAACGTCGCTCCTCGTCGGCCTGTTCGGAACCGCGCTGGCCACGCTTATCGGCGTGACCGTCGGGCTGGTCGCGGGGTACTACGGCAAACTCGTGGACGACGCGCTGATGCGGAGCGCCGACATCATGCTGGCGTTTCCGTCGCTGGTGTTGGCCATCGCGCTGGTTGGCCTGTTCAAGCGCGCAGTGATTACGTTCCCAGACCCGCTCGTGGCGCTGGGAGTCGTCTCCGGAATGCCCGCGAAAATCGCGCTTCCGGGGACGGTTATCCTCGTCGTTGCGCTCGTCAACTGGGTGTGGTTCGCCCGTGTCTCACGTGGTGAGGCCCTATCCGTGTCCGGTAAGGAGTACGTGAAAGCGTCCCGGTCAGTCGGGGCGCGAGACTCGTTCATCCTGCGCAAACACATCCTGCCGAACAGCGTGACGCCGATCATCGTGCTGGCGACCATCCAGATCGCCGCGATCATCCTGCTGGAAAGCGCGCTGTCGTACCTCGGATTCTCCGGGGTGAACCTCTCGTGGGGCTTCGACATCTCGCAAGGGCGGGATTATTTGGCCACCTCGTGGTGGATTTCGACGGTTCCCGGCTTAGCGATCGTCATCACCGTCATCGGCATCAACCTCGTCGGAGACTGGTTGCGAGACGCCCTCGACCCCGGTATCGAGGGCGAAGGAGGTGGCGTATGA
- a CDS encoding ABC transporter substrate-binding protein — protein MPDEQLNRRTYLKLAGGAAATASIAGCTSGNGNGNQDGTTTGGNGGGGGQTGDFPVIITQGQMPSTLDPHNHRETTTDNVVLQAYEGLLSRDPKGKITKKLATNYERTGDRTVEFTIRDDVKFHNGDNLTPEDVAFSINRIVKSDVGGLESPQSDQLSGVTGAKVKDGKIEVTSDGVNPIVFGLFATYCDIVQKKWIENNNKNFIAKNMNGTGPFKLQNYQEDVKVVFQRNENYWRDPAAVSQLTFNAAKESSTRVNQLVNGETDIVVNVPPQDAGRVRGSDKSRLAAVPSTRIIYNAMRYDVEPFSSTKFRQAMNLAIDLPSIIKNVLSGFADQTSQPTLEGFTGYNSNVKPYEQNKKKAERLVRESGHAGAQITLHTPVGRYLKDVEIAQAVSQQINQLSNVNCSVQQRDFNALAGELADGDIKTGPHFYLIGWGNATFDASQTIIPLLTKDGALTSYSNEQVNKLMKEAQNMPDGQKRNAKLKEVNKILHNDAPWIYLNRQYSVYGVNQQLKWEARRDELIDAYAISQK, from the coding sequence ATGCCCGACGAGCAACTGAATCGGCGCACGTATCTGAAGCTTGCAGGTGGAGCCGCGGCAACGGCTTCGATCGCCGGATGCACGAGCGGAAACGGCAACGGAAATCAGGACGGAACGACTACCGGCGGTAACGGTGGAGGCGGCGGACAGACGGGCGATTTCCCCGTCATCATCACTCAGGGGCAGATGCCATCGACGCTCGACCCCCACAACCATCGGGAAACAACGACGGACAACGTCGTCCTGCAGGCCTACGAAGGCTTGCTCTCCCGCGACCCGAAGGGAAAAATCACGAAGAAACTGGCGACGAACTACGAACGTACCGGCGATAGGACGGTCGAGTTCACCATCCGCGACGACGTGAAATTCCACAACGGGGACAACCTGACTCCGGAGGACGTCGCCTTCAGCATCAACCGCATCGTGAAATCGGACGTTGGTGGGTTGGAAAGTCCACAGAGCGACCAGCTTTCCGGCGTGACGGGCGCGAAAGTCAAAGACGGCAAGATCGAGGTCACGTCCGACGGCGTCAACCCTATCGTGTTCGGCCTGTTCGCCACGTACTGTGACATCGTCCAGAAGAAGTGGATAGAGAACAACAACAAGAACTTCATCGCCAAGAACATGAACGGCACCGGGCCGTTCAAGCTGCAGAACTATCAGGAGGACGTGAAGGTCGTCTTCCAGCGCAACGAGAACTACTGGCGCGACCCGGCCGCCGTTTCACAGCTCACCTTCAACGCGGCGAAGGAGTCGAGCACACGAGTGAACCAACTCGTCAACGGCGAGACGGACATCGTCGTCAACGTCCCGCCACAGGACGCAGGACGCGTGAGAGGGTCCGACAAGTCGCGCCTCGCCGCGGTGCCGAGCACGCGCATCATCTACAACGCGATGCGCTACGACGTGGAGCCGTTCTCTAGCACGAAGTTCCGTCAGGCGATGAACCTCGCCATCGACCTGCCGAGCATCATCAAGAACGTCCTCTCCGGCTTCGCCGACCAGACCAGTCAACCGACGCTGGAGGGATTTACCGGCTACAATTCGAACGTCAAACCGTACGAGCAGAACAAAAAGAAGGCCGAGCGCCTCGTCCGGGAGAGTGGTCACGCCGGTGCGCAGATTACGCTTCACACGCCGGTCGGTCGGTACCTGAAGGACGTGGAAATCGCACAGGCCGTCTCCCAGCAAATAAACCAACTCAGCAACGTCAACTGTTCCGTCCAACAGCGTGATTTCAACGCACTCGCCGGGGAGTTGGCCGACGGGGACATCAAAACAGGCCCACACTTCTACCTCATCGGATGGGGTAATGCGACGTTCGACGCCAGTCAAACTATCATCCCGCTACTGACGAAGGATGGGGCGCTCACCTCCTACAGCAACGAGCAGGTGAACAAGCTGATGAAGGAGGCTCAGAACATGCCGGACGGCCAAAAGCGCAACGCGAAGCTGAAAGAGGTGAACAAGATCCTCCACAACGACGCGCCGTGGATATACCTCAACCGGCAGTACAGCGTTTACGGCGTCAACCAACAGTTAAAGTGGGAAGCACGGCGCGATGAACTCATCGACGCCTACGCGATTTCGCAAAAGTAG
- a CDS encoding HAD family hydrolase: MVAGEYDFWLLDLDGTLIDIEPTYVRSVFDRVSDRLGRTFTEYESEIIWHGLGGSRDSQLREWGIDPPTFWDAFHSIEDPQVRAEHTFLYDDAAFVADLNCPVGLVTHCQQFLTDPVIDRLDIRDWFDTIVCCDERLGWKPDPAPIEYAMADMGVENAAHGVLAGDGSSDIGAAWNAGLDAVHVERHDPHRRNQCVLGDYRVNSFDELWSNPGKAIEYTD; encoded by the coding sequence ATGGTCGCCGGCGAGTATGATTTCTGGCTTCTCGATCTGGACGGTACTCTCATCGATATCGAACCGACGTACGTTCGCTCGGTATTCGACCGCGTGAGCGACCGCCTCGGACGGACGTTTACCGAATACGAATCCGAAATAATCTGGCACGGGCTTGGCGGGTCGCGTGATTCCCAACTGCGTGAGTGGGGTATCGACCCACCGACGTTCTGGGATGCCTTCCACTCGATAGAGGACCCACAAGTGCGGGCCGAGCACACGTTCCTCTACGACGACGCCGCCTTCGTCGCCGACCTGAACTGTCCCGTCGGGTTGGTCACACACTGTCAGCAGTTCCTCACCGACCCCGTCATCGACCGCCTCGATATTCGGGACTGGTTCGACACCATCGTCTGCTGCGACGAGCGGTTGGGATGGAAACCCGACCCGGCGCCGATCGAGTACGCGATGGCCGATATGGGCGTCGAAAACGCCGCCCACGGAGTTCTCGCGGGTGACGGATCGAGCGACATCGGCGCGGCGTGGAACGCGGGTCTCGACGCGGTTCACGTCGAACGACACGATCCGCACCGTCGAAATCAGTGCGTTCTCGGCGATTACCGAGTGAACAGCTTCGACGAGCTATGGTCGAACCCCGGGAAGGCCATCGAGTATACCGACTAG
- a CDS encoding ABC transporter ATP-binding protein, whose protein sequence is MSDLLRVRDLSTRFFTEKGQVNACESLSFDVREEEVFGVVGESGSGKSVAALSIIDLVESPGKITSGEVWYRNPTLAEETKSDRPEAVDGEFVDIRQLTTRERRALRGPSFSMIFQDPMSSLNPSITVGEQIAEAVEVQRRARSNPRSTRSRTQGYGLTNLIASTVLPSQDYVSEASHAKAVSLLEQVGIPDPADRAEEYPHQFSGGMLQRAMIAQALAGEPDLLIADEPTTALDVTIQAQILDLLRDLQEDTGMSIMLITHNLGVVARMCDRVGVMYAGELVERGTLEDVFDTPVHPYTQGLLGSLPDLEEPDPRLQPIEGNVPDLLDSEMEDRCYFADRCPKAMEDCLSHPPMYDAGGSDEHEARCVLTQMEYDESRALSSDRFDRDTAAENGGDES, encoded by the coding sequence ATGAGCGACCTGCTTCGCGTCCGCGACCTCTCGACGCGCTTCTTCACGGAGAAGGGGCAGGTCAACGCCTGTGAATCGCTCAGTTTCGACGTCCGGGAGGAAGAAGTGTTCGGCGTCGTCGGCGAATCCGGGTCGGGGAAGAGCGTCGCCGCGCTTTCCATCATCGACCTCGTGGAATCGCCGGGTAAAATCACCTCCGGCGAAGTGTGGTACCGGAACCCGACGCTCGCCGAGGAGACGAAAAGCGACCGGCCGGAGGCCGTCGATGGCGAGTTCGTCGATATTCGGCAGTTGACGACCCGCGAACGACGCGCCCTTCGGGGCCCGTCGTTCAGCATGATCTTCCAGGACCCGATGAGCAGTCTGAACCCGTCGATTACCGTCGGCGAACAGATCGCGGAAGCGGTCGAAGTCCAACGGCGAGCGCGGTCGAACCCACGCTCGACGCGCTCGCGGACGCAGGGGTACGGGCTTACCAACCTGATCGCGAGTACCGTCCTGCCGTCGCAGGATTACGTCAGCGAGGCGAGTCACGCGAAAGCTGTCTCCCTGCTGGAGCAAGTCGGCATCCCCGACCCTGCGGACCGCGCAGAGGAGTATCCACACCAGTTCTCCGGCGGGATGCTTCAGCGGGCGATGATAGCCCAGGCACTCGCGGGGGAACCGGACCTGCTCATCGCGGACGAACCGACGACGGCGCTGGACGTGACGATCCAGGCCCAAATATTGGACCTCCTGCGGGACTTGCAGGAGGACACCGGCATGAGCATCATGCTCATCACGCACAACCTCGGCGTCGTCGCCAGGATGTGCGACCGCGTCGGCGTGATGTACGCCGGGGAGCTGGTCGAGCGCGGAACGCTCGAAGACGTGTTCGACACGCCGGTACATCCGTACACGCAGGGACTACTCGGGTCGCTTCCGGACTTGGAAGAACCCGACCCGCGACTACAACCGATCGAGGGGAACGTCCCCGACCTGCTGGATTCGGAGATGGAAGACCGCTGCTACTTCGCCGACCGCTGTCCGAAGGCGATGGAGGATTGCCTCTCCCATCCACCGATGTACGACGCGGGTGGAAGCGACGAACACGAAGCGCGCTGCGTGCTCACCCAAATGGAGTACGACGAATCGCGCGCGCTGTCGAGCGACCGGTTCGACCGCGACACAGCTGCCGAAAACGGAGGTGACGAATCATGA
- a CDS encoding ABC transporter ATP-binding protein produces the protein MTEPLLRVEDLQKYYFERDTLTDRLLGREPKSVKAVDGISFGIQEGETLGLVGESGCGKSTTGETLLSLREPTSGRVEFDGQNVYEMDDLTEFRKRAQVVFQDPFSSLDPRMTAGEIIREPLDVHGIGSRGERRERVQDLMERVGLSAGQIDRYPNEFSGGQRQRIGIARALALEPDFVVLDEPVSALDVSVQAQVLNLLQDLQDEFGLTYLFIAHDLSVVRHISDRVAVMYLGEIVEVGPVDEIFTDPQHPYTRALLESVPRADTSEQERDIHTLSGDVPSPRNPPSGCHFRTRCPNVIPPQNVDINQSAYREVMDYRDRLESDELSVQSVRELAAGPDEDPAELDEESLKAELWNELFNHQLEGENRATVAESFDRFVSGDHEGAIAVMRDRFESICERQRPVLQNREHPAACHLYDQPEPIQSEGEGEIESSAD, from the coding sequence ATGACTGAGCCACTCCTACGCGTCGAAGACTTACAGAAGTACTACTTCGAACGGGACACGTTGACCGACCGTCTGCTCGGACGGGAGCCGAAAAGCGTGAAAGCGGTCGATGGTATCTCGTTCGGGATACAAGAGGGCGAAACGCTTGGCCTCGTCGGCGAATCGGGCTGCGGAAAATCGACCACCGGCGAAACGCTGCTAAGCCTACGCGAACCGACCAGCGGCCGGGTCGAGTTCGACGGCCAAAACGTCTACGAGATGGACGATTTGACCGAGTTCAGGAAGCGCGCACAAGTGGTCTTTCAGGACCCCTTCTCCAGTCTCGATCCGCGAATGACGGCGGGCGAAATCATCCGCGAACCGCTGGACGTTCACGGCATCGGGTCGCGGGGAGAACGCAGAGAACGCGTCCAGGACCTCATGGAACGCGTCGGTCTCTCGGCCGGGCAAATCGACCGGTATCCAAACGAGTTCTCCGGCGGCCAGCGCCAGCGAATCGGAATCGCGCGAGCACTCGCACTGGAACCCGATTTCGTCGTGTTAGACGAACCGGTGTCCGCACTGGACGTGTCGGTACAGGCGCAGGTGCTCAACCTCCTGCAGGATTTGCAGGACGAGTTCGGCCTGACATATCTGTTCATCGCCCACGACCTCTCCGTTGTTCGTCATATCTCCGACCGTGTGGCGGTGATGTACCTCGGCGAAATCGTGGAGGTCGGACCGGTAGACGAAATCTTCACCGACCCACAGCATCCGTACACACGGGCGTTGTTGGAGAGCGTTCCGCGCGCCGACACCAGCGAACAGGAACGGGATATCCACACGCTTTCGGGCGACGTGCCATCGCCACGAAATCCGCCGTCGGGCTGTCATTTCCGGACGCGTTGTCCGAACGTCATCCCGCCACAGAACGTGGACATCAACCAGTCCGCGTACCGCGAGGTGATGGATTACCGCGACCGTCTCGAATCCGACGAACTCAGCGTCCAGAGTGTGCGCGAACTGGCCGCCGGACCGGACGAAGACCCGGCCGAACTGGACGAGGAGTCGCTCAAAGCGGAGCTATGGAACGAACTCTTCAACCACCAGCTAGAGGGTGAAAACCGAGCCACGGTCGCTGAATCGTTCGATCGGTTCGTGTCCGGCGACCACGAGGGTGCAATCGCGGTGATGCGGGACCGATTCGAGAGCATTTGTGAACGTCAACGGCCGGTGCTCCAGAATCGCGAACACCCCGCCGCGTGTCATCTCTATGACCAACCGGAGCCGATCCAATCGGAGGGTGAAGGGGAAATAGAGTCGTCGGCTGATTAA